One genomic segment of Streptococcus salivarius includes these proteins:
- a CDS encoding RNA-binding protein, producing the protein MSDIKNIEQHYSLDERPFLEKVRGFCQLVDDRYSPYLTDFLNPREIQIVEELAHYYNLKFFVSSTLESEEYGRVILAPEYYELDDDDFEIKRLEISYARQFNKLTHPKVLGALINQLGLDRQVFGDIILDEEGRVQFSIASHLASYAIMTITKIGNVSVTLKEVSKDDWISNQENYSQFFVLLSSMRLDNVLATVLNLSRSNALKLIASGKVKLNYRQIEKANQTVMIGDMISVRGYGRFRLAQQDGFSKSRKAKIVIESLLRRRKK; encoded by the coding sequence ATGTCAGATATTAAAAATATTGAACAGCATTACTCGTTAGATGAACGTCCTTTTCTAGAGAAGGTTAGGGGATTTTGTCAATTAGTTGATGATAGGTACAGTCCTTACTTAACTGATTTCTTGAATCCTCGTGAAATTCAGATTGTTGAAGAGTTAGCTCATTACTACAATTTAAAATTTTTTGTGAGTTCTACTCTTGAATCTGAAGAGTATGGAAGAGTCATTCTTGCTCCCGAATATTACGAGCTTGATGACGATGACTTTGAAATTAAACGACTAGAAATCTCTTATGCGAGACAGTTCAATAAATTGACACACCCAAAAGTTTTGGGAGCACTGATTAATCAACTTGGTCTTGACCGTCAAGTATTTGGAGATATTATTCTTGATGAAGAAGGACGTGTTCAATTTTCCATTGCTTCTCATTTAGCAAGTTATGCGATAATGACTATTACTAAGATTGGTAATGTTTCGGTTACTCTAAAAGAAGTAAGCAAAGACGATTGGATTTCAAATCAAGAAAACTATTCACAATTTTTTGTTTTACTTTCCAGTATGCGTCTTGATAATGTGTTGGCGACGGTATTAAACCTATCCCGTTCTAACGCCTTAAAACTTATTGCTTCTGGAAAAGTTAAATTAAATTATAGACAAATTGAGAAGGCTAATCAGACGGTTATGATTGGTGATATGATTTCGGTTAGAGGTTATGGTCGATTTCGACTAGCTCAACAAGACGGATTTTCAAAGTCCAGGAAAGCTAAAATCGTTATTGAAAGTCTGTTAAGACGGAGAAAAAAGTAG
- a CDS encoding YggT family protein → MSVLLYVIWARVVNVIEILLVVYAFLSWFPGAYDTSLGRIIRQIVQPILAPFRRLNLAFAGIDFSILVIVLLLNFSLRILRFILL, encoded by the coding sequence ATGTCTGTATTACTTTATGTTATTTGGGCACGTGTTGTTAACGTGATAGAGATTCTTCTTGTAGTCTATGCGTTCTTATCATGGTTCCCAGGGGCCTATGATACTAGCCTTGGAAGAATCATTAGACAAATTGTTCAACCGATTCTCGCACCATTTCGTCGCCTGAATTTAGCTTTTGCTGGTATTGATTTTTCAATATTGGTAATTGTACTTCTACTAAACTTTTCACTTAGAATTCTTAGATTTATTCTACTCTGA
- a CDS encoding cell division protein SepF — protein MALKDAIDKIVSYFDTDEVTDYEDAAKEEAKERPVKAQKPVQTPPPRQQRQPERYQATVPPRRQHVHSDLQETQVLRSLPLSRSQANQGPQQMNTTKATIAIKYPKKYEDAQEIVELLIENECVLIDFQYMLEAQARRCLDFIDGASKVLTGNLQKVGSSMYLLTPINVVVDIEEIGLAHGNQEANFDFDMKRR, from the coding sequence ATGGCATTAAAAGACGCAATTGATAAAATTGTTTCATATTTTGATACCGACGAAGTAACAGATTATGAAGATGCTGCTAAAGAAGAGGCTAAAGAACGTCCAGTAAAAGCACAGAAACCTGTGCAGACACCACCTCCTCGTCAGCAACGTCAACCTGAGCGTTATCAGGCTACAGTCCCTCCTCGTCGCCAACATGTTCATTCAGACTTACAGGAAACTCAAGTCCTTCGTAGTTTACCTCTGAGTCGTTCACAAGCAAATCAGGGACCACAACAAATGAATACAACTAAAGCAACAATTGCAATTAAATATCCTAAAAAGTATGAAGATGCTCAGGAAATTGTAGAACTATTGATTGAAAACGAATGTGTTTTAATCGATTTTCAATATATGTTGGAAGCGCAAGCTCGTCGTTGTCTTGATTTTATTGATGGTGCTAGCAAGGTGCTTACAGGCAACTTGCAAAAAGTTGGTTCTTCAATGTATTTGCTTACGCCAATTAATGTCGTTGTTGACATCGAAGAGATTGGGTTGGCGCATGGCAACCAAGAAGCTAATTTTGACTTCGACATGAAGAGACGTTAA